A genomic region of Nitrospinota bacterium contains the following coding sequences:
- a CDS encoding nucleotidyltransferase family protein translates to MNTKALLIQKRDDILRIAREHGARGIRLFGSVARGEELPDSDVDFLVELEEGRSLLDLGGMQMDLQDLLGRKIDIVTEKGVRPRIKDRIYREAVPI, encoded by the coding sequence ATGAACACAAAGGCGCTTTTAATACAAAAACGGGATGACATCCTCCGGATAGCCCGGGAGCATGGGGCGCGCGGGATCCGCTTGTTTGGGTCGGTGGCGCGGGGGGAGGAGCTACCCGACAGCGATGTGGATTTCCTGGTGGAGCTGGAAGAAGGGCGTAGCCTGCTTGATCTTGGCGGAATGCAAATGGATCTTCAGGATTTGCTAGGCCGGAAAATTGATATTGTCACCGAAAAAGGGGTGCGCCCCCGAATAAAGGACAGGATTTACAGAGAAGCCGTTCCCATATGA
- a CDS encoding DUF86 domain-containing protein has protein sequence MRDDHQRLLDIPEAMGKIEKYSGGGKTSFENNELIQTWVIYHLQIMGEAASNISDTTKAKYPSIQWRNITGMRNILEHGYFGLDSDVVWSVVENDLALLKANLQS, from the coding sequence ATGAGAGATGACCACCAGCGTTTATTGGATATTCCGGAGGCCATGGGAAAAATTGAAAAGTATTCCGGCGGTGGAAAAACGTCTTTTGAAAATAACGAACTGATCCAGACTTGGGTTATTTATCACCTGCAAATAATGGGTGAAGCCGCCAGCAATATATCAGACACCACAAAGGCAAAGTATCCATCCATCCAGTGGCGTAATATTACCGGTATGCGGAATATCCTTGAACACGGCTACTTCGGCCTTGATAGCGACGTGGTATGGTCTGTCGTGGAGAACGACTTGGCTTTATTAAAGGCAAATCTGCAATCCTGA